A window of the Candidatus Tisiphia endosymbiont of Dascillus cervinus genome harbors these coding sequences:
- a CDS encoding DUF1674 domain-containing protein, with the protein MDNKKDTTIKDEKEKPKEIGGFKGQEPTTHGDWQHKGRVTDF; encoded by the coding sequence ATGGATAACAAAAAAGACACTACCATAAAAGATGAAAAAGAAAAGCCAAAGGAAATAGGTGGTTTTAAAGGTCAAGAACCCACTACCCACGGAGATTGGCAGCATAAAGGTAGAGTAACTGATTTTTAA
- a CDS encoding type II toxin-antitoxin system RatA family toxin produces MPSFHQAKILPYNVQELFHLVLDVKSYPEFLPWCRAARIISESENQIIAELVIQLKGFSDNYQSRIIYSNDLNKQRYFIEVEAISGPFKYLKNLWQFSQEDSGSKIEFFIDFKMKFAIVDKLVNIFFTDATEKMVDAFEKRADTMLTKINLANYS; encoded by the coding sequence ATGCCAAGTTTTCATCAAGCCAAAATCCTACCATATAATGTACAAGAATTATTTCACTTAGTTCTTGACGTAAAGTCATATCCTGAATTCTTACCATGGTGTAGGGCGGCTAGAATCATCTCAGAGAGTGAGAATCAAATTATAGCTGAATTAGTAATTCAGCTAAAAGGTTTTTCAGACAATTATCAATCAAGAATTATATACTCAAATGATTTGAATAAGCAAAGATATTTCATTGAAGTAGAGGCAATCTCCGGACCATTTAAATATTTAAAAAATTTATGGCAATTTTCTCAAGAAGATAGTGGTAGTAAAATAGAGTTCTTTATTGATTTTAAGATGAAATTTGCAATAGTTGACAAGTTAGTTAATATATTTTTTACTGATGCTACTGAAAAAATGGTTGATGCATTTGAAAAAAGGGCAGATACTATGTTAACTAAAATAAACTTAGCAAACTACTCTTGA
- a CDS encoding NADH-quinone oxidoreductase subunit M: MSGLPILSISIFLPLVSALYILLFINQSRSVNKQAQNKQVYAMYVAVLSSILTLISTIYLLVQFDNTSKLYQFVECYSWIQSIGLEFHIGVDGISIFFIVLTSFLTLICIIASLFTVKKYIKEFLFCFLLIESFCIGAFCSMNLLLFYLFFEVILIPMYIIIGIWGGENKVYAAVKFFLYTFLGSVFFLLSLIYIYSQVHSFNMLDLNELVPSLTLPVQRVLWWAIFIAFAVKVPMLPFHTWLPDAHVQAPTAGSVILAGILLKLGAYGFLRVSLPMFPNISKEFAFYVLVLSIFAVIYGSLVALTQRDMKKMIAYSSIAHMGYVTGGIFSLTEAGIKGAVYQMISHGTVASALFLIIGTLYDRLHTKEIDKYGGVANKMPILATFFMIAMLGSIGLPGTSGFIGEFLSLVGIYQANVVAAIISSVGIILGAVYMLKLYKEVMLGQITNNQVISFKDLYLYEILAIMPLCVAIIYLGLLPNTIMNILDLSTHKILSQIPCVVK; this comes from the coding sequence ATGTCCGGGTTACCGATCTTATCAATAAGTATTTTTTTGCCTTTAGTAAGTGCATTATATATTCTGCTATTTATCAACCAAAGTAGGTCAGTAAATAAGCAAGCCCAAAATAAACAAGTTTATGCGATGTATGTCGCAGTTTTAAGCTCTATCCTAACCCTAATATCTACTATTTATTTATTAGTTCAATTTGATAATACATCAAAACTTTATCAATTTGTAGAATGCTATAGTTGGATTCAATCTATAGGTCTTGAATTCCACATTGGAGTTGACGGAATTTCAATATTCTTTATTGTTCTGACAAGCTTTTTAACCCTTATCTGTATTATAGCTAGCTTATTTACCGTCAAAAAATATATCAAAGAATTCTTATTTTGTTTTTTATTAATTGAGTCTTTTTGCATTGGGGCTTTCTGCTCAATGAATTTACTATTATTTTACTTATTTTTTGAAGTAATATTGATCCCTATGTATATAATTATAGGAATTTGGGGAGGCGAAAATAAAGTTTATGCTGCTGTAAAATTCTTCCTCTATACTTTTTTGGGGTCGGTATTTTTCTTATTGTCACTCATATATATTTATAGCCAAGTTCATAGTTTTAATATGCTTGATCTAAATGAATTAGTACCTTCATTAACATTACCGGTGCAGAGGGTTTTATGGTGGGCAATCTTTATAGCCTTCGCAGTGAAAGTTCCTATGCTGCCGTTCCATACGTGGCTTCCTGATGCACACGTACAAGCACCAACTGCTGGATCTGTCATTTTGGCTGGTATATTGTTAAAACTTGGAGCATATGGGTTTTTACGTGTATCATTACCAATGTTTCCAAATATATCAAAAGAATTTGCATTTTATGTATTAGTGCTGAGTATTTTTGCTGTAATATATGGTTCACTAGTAGCACTGACTCAAAGAGACATGAAAAAGATGATAGCTTATTCATCGATAGCTCATATGGGCTATGTGACTGGAGGGATTTTTAGCTTAACAGAAGCTGGGATTAAGGGAGCCGTATATCAAATGATTAGTCATGGTACTGTGGCATCTGCTTTGTTTTTGATAATTGGTACTTTGTACGATAGATTGCATACTAAGGAGATAGACAAATATGGTGGAGTGGCAAATAAAATGCCAATACTTGCCACCTTTTTCATGATTGCCATGCTTGGCTCTATAGGTTTACCAGGCACTAGCGGTTTTATAGGAGAATTTTTAAGTTTGGTAGGTATTTATCAAGCTAATGTAGTAGCAGCTATTATAAGTAGTGTTGGCATTATTCTTGGAGCTGTTTATATGCTAAAACTTTATAAGGAAGTAATGCTAGGACAAATTACTAATAATCAGGTTATAAGTTTTAAAGATCTATATCTTTATGAGATACTTGCAATTATGCCGCTTTGTGTAGCAATAATTTATTTAGGTTTGTTACCAAATACAATTATGAACATACTGGATTTATCAACTCATAAAATCTTATCACAAATACCTTGTGTTGTAAAATAA
- a CDS encoding palindromic element RPE1 domain-containing protein: MDILYPSLGWDDIRPLSKLACAEGFEGDASPRTAAYSNSVTDSSTASTYKSPAEVEFRRRSIEGVGMLGRRNTNS, translated from the coding sequence TTGGACATTTTATATCCCAGTCTAGGCTGGGATGACATTAGACCTCTTTCGAAACTCGCTTGTGCTGAGGGATTTGAAGGAGACGCTTCACCTCGAACCGCAGCGTACTCTAATTCCGTTACGGATTCGAGTACCGCATCGACGTACAAATCACCAGCAGAAGTAGAGTTTCGAAGGAGGTCTATTGAAGGTGTAGGGATGCTAGGTCGCAGGAACACCAATTCTTGA
- the rodA gene encoding rod shape-determining protein RodA: protein MQRNYFEKLKKLPITLIILISVICSIGFVVLYSASDSNIHPWAYKQMMHFLLFLPVVIIIATIDIKYIFKFSYIFYIAIIILLVSVELFGSISMGAKRWIDLGVIRVQPSEPTKLALVLMLARYFHQLKIENCARFYRILLPIIGVIVPVILIIKEPDLGTGVINIIIASIIFFAAGFRVRNFVIIGIIVLTCIPVMWQVMHDYQRKRIMVFFDPEKDPLGAGYNIIQSKIAIGSGGLWGKGLAKGSQSHLDFLPEHQTDFIFATFSEEFGFVGSLFLLILYSAIIIISLMIAVNCRAIFSKLMVIGITSILFSHVFINIAMVMGLLPVVGVPLPFISYGGTMMVSMLIGFGLIMNAQVHQHSNIS from the coding sequence ATTCAAAGAAATTATTTTGAAAAACTAAAGAAACTACCGATTACTTTAATTATTCTTATTAGTGTGATTTGTAGCATTGGTTTTGTTGTACTGTATTCCGCTTCAGATAGTAATATTCACCCTTGGGCGTATAAGCAGATGATGCATTTTCTCCTGTTTTTACCAGTTGTGATTATTATTGCAACCATTGATATAAAATATATATTTAAGTTTTCATACATATTTTATATTGCTATTATTATCTTATTAGTTAGTGTTGAGCTTTTTGGCTCTATTTCTATGGGAGCAAAGCGTTGGATAGATTTAGGAGTTATCCGTGTTCAGCCTTCTGAACCAACAAAACTAGCATTAGTGTTAATGTTAGCTAGGTATTTTCATCAACTAAAAATTGAGAACTGTGCTAGATTTTACAGGATATTATTGCCTATAATAGGTGTGATAGTACCAGTTATACTGATAATAAAAGAACCGGATCTAGGTACTGGAGTGATTAATATCATTATTGCTAGTATTATTTTTTTTGCTGCTGGTTTTAGAGTGAGAAATTTTGTGATAATTGGTATTATAGTCCTTACTTGCATACCAGTTATGTGGCAAGTGATGCATGATTACCAAAGAAAACGAATCATGGTTTTTTTTGATCCTGAAAAAGATCCTCTTGGAGCTGGATATAACATTATTCAATCAAAAATCGCTATTGGTTCTGGTGGGTTGTGGGGCAAGGGGCTAGCTAAAGGTAGCCAAAGCCATCTAGATTTTTTACCAGAGCATCAGACCGATTTTATCTTTGCTACTTTTTCTGAAGAATTTGGTTTTGTTGGTAGTTTGTTTCTGTTAATTCTTTATTCTGCAATTATAATAATTTCATTAATGATTGCTGTGAATTGTAGGGCTATATTTAGTAAACTGATGGTAATAGGCATAACATCAATCCTATTTAGTCATGTATTTATAAATATAGCTATGGTAATGGGATTATTGCCAGTGGTAGGTGTGCCTTTACCTTTTATATCTTACGGCGGTACAATGATGGTATCAATGCTTATTGGTTTTGGATTAATAATGAATGCTCAGGTACACCAGCATAGTAATATTTCTTAA
- the rpsB gene encoding 30S ribosomal protein S2 produces MSKLQAVNVRDLLDAGVHFGHKTSRWNPKMASYIYGVRDDIHVIDLQQTAALMQVALGVIYETVKKNGKILFVSTKVQASDIVAEYAEKCGQYYVNHRWLGGMLTNWGTISGSIKKLDNLEKVLGDEEEYSGYTKKEILEMTRKKDKLLKSLGGIRHIGTRPNLLVVIDTNKEHLAIQEAVKLGIPIIAIVDTNSNPDNIDHPVPGNDDAIRSIRLYCTLFADAVLAGIEEALAASGVDLGSIATHEEKGTNIKGVTKLKSTKKFSKTLDLNNQEALESEFETALELAEVAATTK; encoded by the coding sequence ATGTCTAAACTACAAGCTGTTAATGTCAGAGATTTACTTGATGCTGGGGTGCATTTTGGTCATAAAACCTCACGTTGGAATCCAAAAATGGCATCTTACATTTATGGTGTAAGAGATGATATTCACGTAATTGACTTACAACAAACTGCTGCTCTAATGCAGGTAGCTTTGGGTGTAATTTATGAGACTGTCAAGAAAAACGGTAAAATATTATTTGTCAGTACTAAAGTTCAAGCCAGTGATATAGTAGCTGAGTATGCAGAGAAATGTGGGCAATATTACGTTAACCACAGATGGCTTGGTGGTATGTTAACTAATTGGGGGACAATTTCTGGCTCAATAAAAAAGCTGGATAATCTTGAGAAAGTTTTGGGGGATGAAGAGGAATATTCCGGTTATACTAAGAAAGAAATACTGGAAATGACCCGTAAAAAGGATAAATTACTTAAATCCTTAGGGGGTATTAGACATATTGGGACAAGACCCAATTTGCTTGTGGTAATTGATACTAATAAGGAGCATTTAGCAATCCAAGAAGCAGTAAAGTTAGGTATTCCAATAATTGCTATTGTTGACACTAATTCCAATCCAGATAATATAGACCACCCTGTTCCCGGTAATGATGATGCAATAAGATCTATAAGACTCTATTGCACCTTGTTTGCTGATGCCGTACTTGCCGGTATAGAAGAGGCTTTAGCTGCATCTGGTGTTGATTTAGGAAGCATAGCTACTCATGAAGAAAAAGGTACAAATATAAAAGGTGTTACTAAGTTAAAATCAACCAAGAAATTTTCTAAGACTCTAGATCTAAATAATCAAGAAGCACTAGAGTCAGAGTTTGAGACAGCTTTAGAGCTTGCAGAAGTTGCTGCAACAACAAAATAA
- the gatC gene encoding Asp-tRNA(Asn)/Glu-tRNA(Gln) amidotransferase subunit GatC, protein MITNEEVQKIAKLAMFNFTQKEISSFAHQLTDMMNMINVLNDVDCSNVEPLTSVCDMHQRMRKDQVLYGDISDELFANLPNDKAELAKEVKCFVVPKVV, encoded by the coding sequence ATGATTACAAATGAAGAAGTACAAAAAATAGCAAAACTTGCTATGTTTAATTTTACCCAAAAAGAGATAAGCAGTTTTGCCCATCAATTAACTGATATGATGAATATGATCAACGTTTTAAACGATGTAGACTGTAGTAACGTTGAACCACTTACTTCTGTTTGTGATATGCACCAAAGAATGCGAAAAGACCAAGTATTGTATGGTGACATTTCTGATGAATTATTTGCTAACTTGCCAAATGATAAAGCAGAACTTGCCAAAGAAGTAAAATGTTTTGTAGTACCAAAAGTAGTATAG
- a CDS encoding M15 family metallopeptidase, protein MKLQEGGLPSIHSYGLAIDINPIQNPYLSIPSDINQTGSVAVEPAAGSSYLNRTNIRPGMSEVIIDLFAKNGFSVWGGKWNTPIDWQHFQTSGAMAQLLAVMNYNDGCILFKLYTKTPQMFNSMDRNNNQFVELYKKNPNMFMQCLKKSPEILSLTSEQAYEILSKCIVNH, encoded by the coding sequence GTGAAATTACAGGAGGGGGGCTTACCTTCTATACATTCATATGGTCTTGCAATTGATATTAATCCAATTCAAAATCCTTACCTTTCTATTCCAAGTGATATAAATCAGACAGGGTCAGTTGCTGTGGAGCCTGCGGCAGGATCAAGTTATCTCAATCGAACCAATATTAGACCCGGAATGAGTGAAGTAATAATCGATCTTTTTGCTAAGAATGGTTTTAGTGTTTGGGGAGGAAAGTGGAACACTCCTATAGATTGGCAACATTTCCAAACATCTGGGGCTATGGCACAATTATTAGCAGTTATGAACTATAATGATGGATGTATTCTTTTTAAGCTCTACACTAAAACGCCACAAATGTTTAACTCAATGGATCGTAATAATAATCAGTTTGTTGAACTTTATAAAAAGAACCCTAACATGTTTATGCAATGTTTAAAAAAATCACCAGAAATATTAAGTCTAACGTCAGAACAGGCATATGAGATTTTATCAAAGTGTATTGTAAATCATTAG
- the gatA gene encoding Asp-tRNA(Asn)/Glu-tRNA(Gln) amidotransferase subunit GatA, with protein sequence MSEIIKLTITQTLKALKNKEFSCVELTKAHIKEMDKHKELNAYITETTDIALEQSKIADQNYHNGIARPLEGIPIAVKDLFCTKGVLTTAASKILSNFVPTYESTVSKNVQDHGTIMLGKANMDEFAMGSANITSYFGNVISPWKAIDAPTTPIVPGGSSGGSSAAVSSFLAMAALGSDTGGSVRQPASYTGIVGFKPTYGRCSRYGMIAFASSLDQAGVLTRTVEDTALMLQAMIGFDEKDSTSINSEILELRSACNSSAKNMKIGVPFDIMKQDGIQPDIIKMWQHTIDILKNDGAEIIDISLPYSKYALAAYYVIAPAETSSNLSRYDGIRYGIRVGNEGISIEEMYEKTRTAGFGAEVKRRIMIGTYLLSSAFMDAYYLKAQKIRRLISDDFKKAFAQVEAIILPSAPSEAFNLGEKQDNPVTMYLNDLFTIPASLAGLPCCSVPAALSSRGLPLGMQVIGKALDEYNTLKVAAAIERGSRDISFVYSNKR encoded by the coding sequence ATGTCAGAAATTATAAAATTAACCATCACACAAACCCTTAAAGCCTTAAAAAATAAAGAATTTTCGTGTGTTGAGCTGACTAAAGCACATATTAAAGAAATGGACAAACATAAAGAGTTAAATGCTTATATTACTGAAACTACAGATATTGCTTTAGAGCAATCTAAAATTGCTGATCAAAATTATCATAATGGAATAGCAAGACCCTTAGAAGGAATTCCTATTGCTGTAAAAGATCTTTTTTGTACAAAAGGAGTACTAACTACTGCCGCCTCAAAAATACTCAGCAACTTTGTACCAACATATGAATCTACTGTAAGTAAAAATGTTCAAGATCACGGTACAATAATGCTTGGTAAGGCTAATATGGATGAATTTGCCATGGGATCGGCTAATATTACTAGCTATTTTGGTAACGTTATTAGTCCTTGGAAAGCGATAGATGCACCTACAACTCCGATAGTCCCTGGTGGGTCTTCTGGAGGCTCGTCAGCTGCTGTCAGTAGCTTTTTAGCTATGGCAGCTCTTGGAAGTGATACAGGAGGTTCTGTTCGCCAACCTGCCAGTTATACTGGGATTGTCGGATTCAAACCAACATATGGTCGTTGTTCTAGATATGGTATGATTGCTTTTGCCAGTTCGCTTGACCAAGCTGGAGTACTTACAAGAACTGTTGAAGATACTGCTTTAATGCTACAAGCCATGATTGGTTTTGATGAAAAGGATTCTACTTCTATAAACTCTGAAATACTAGAGCTAAGATCGGCATGTAATAGTAGTGCAAAAAACATGAAAATAGGTGTACCATTTGATATTATGAAACAAGATGGTATACAACCGGATATTATTAAGATGTGGCAGCATACTATTGATATTCTAAAAAATGATGGGGCAGAAATTATTGATATTTCATTACCCTATTCTAAATATGCTCTAGCTGCATATTACGTTATAGCACCTGCTGAAACCTCATCTAATTTATCTAGATATGATGGTATAAGATATGGAATCAGGGTAGGAAATGAGGGAATATCCATTGAGGAAATGTATGAAAAAACAAGAACTGCTGGCTTTGGTGCTGAAGTTAAAAGACGTATTATGATTGGTACTTATTTACTTTCATCTGCTTTTATGGATGCTTATTACTTAAAAGCCCAAAAAATAAGACGCTTGATTTCAGATGATTTCAAGAAAGCTTTTGCACAAGTTGAAGCAATAATTTTGCCATCTGCACCATCCGAAGCTTTTAACTTAGGTGAGAAACAAGATAATCCTGTGACAATGTATTTAAACGATTTATTTACTATTCCAGCTAGTCTTGCCGGTCTTCCTTGTTGCTCTGTACCTGCTGCATTATCTTCTAGAGGTTTGCCTCTTGGCATGCAAGTAATAGGAAAAGCCCTTGATGAATATAATACTCTAAAGGTAGCAGCAGCAATTGAGCGTGGTTCAAGAGATATTAGTTTTGTATATTCTAATAAACGCTAA
- a CDS encoding 16S rRNA (uracil(1498)-N(3))-methyltransferase, producing the protein MKISRLHRIYSNVKLIENYSLNLAEDHSHYLKTVLRLKVGDHFRIFNGTDGEFIAQITGITKNNLHVGLTNILRKATVEPELTLGISIIKSDRMLDAIDMAVQLGVTKIIPLITERSQFRNVNNQKLMKCIIESTEQSEHLTPPILMPLTSLSLFLDQNLDNSIIYANENEDENNTLLKIMPIHSSDISANLSVVVGPEGGFSQNELQMLSLRPNTLSISLGSNILRTETAVATCLAQIKLFTASCVATKPILLN; encoded by the coding sequence ATGAAAATTTCTCGTCTTCATAGAATATATAGCAATGTCAAATTAATTGAAAATTATTCGTTAAATCTTGCAGAAGATCATAGTCACTACCTTAAAACAGTATTAAGACTAAAGGTTGGCGATCATTTTAGAATTTTTAACGGCACAGATGGTGAGTTTATAGCACAAATTACTGGTATTACAAAAAACAATTTACATGTTGGACTTACTAATATTTTAAGAAAAGCAACAGTTGAACCTGAACTTACTTTAGGAATATCTATTATTAAAAGTGATAGAATGTTAGATGCCATAGATATGGCTGTACAACTTGGGGTGACAAAAATTATTCCATTAATCACAGAAAGATCTCAATTTCGTAATGTTAATAATCAAAAATTGATGAAATGTATTATTGAGTCTACAGAACAATCCGAACATTTAACACCGCCCATTCTTATGCCATTAACATCACTTAGTCTTTTCCTCGACCAAAACCTAGATAATTCTATAATATATGCTAATGAAAATGAAGATGAAAATAATACATTATTAAAAATCATGCCTATACACTCATCAGATATTTCGGCAAATCTTTCAGTTGTTGTTGGTCCAGAAGGTGGTTTTTCACAAAATGAACTCCAAATGCTTTCATTAAGACCTAATACTTTATCAATAAGTCTAGGGTCAAATATCCTCCGAACTGAAACTGCTGTAGCAACATGTCTAGCACAAATTAAATTATTCACAGCTAGTTGCGTTGCAACTAAACCAATCCTCCTAAATTGA
- the cysS gene encoding cysteine--tRNA ligase yields MKLLLHNTLTHKKEVFVPLDSNLIKMYVCGPTVYDHPHIGNARSVVVYDILYRSLSKIFGQNHIKYVRNITDVDDKIINRAKELKITISDLTVRITEEFHANMQYLGCKTPNIEPKATMHIDDMIVIIQKLLDLNHAYIADNHVYFDISTAPNYTKLSNRNLDEMLEGVRIENNPSKKQSHDFVLWKPAGKDEEILANFNSPWGRGRPGWHIECSAMSYKYLGENFDIHGGGADLIFPHHTNEIAQSTCAFPNSHFAKYWVHNGFLTCNGEKMSKSLNNFITVKDLIDKKIPGSVVRLLLLSSHYRKPLDYNNKALEDATKTINYWYRAIENLDINKLDVQNIPEEFLSHLFDDMNTPLAIKVINDYAKLIFASNKEDDKYLYASYLLSCSNFIGLMTQPASRWFYCEINDEPILQHIEQRRQAKLQKNWLLADQIRQNLSKDGIILEDKLDGSTSWRKV; encoded by the coding sequence ATGAAATTATTATTACATAACACACTTACTCACAAGAAAGAAGTTTTCGTACCGCTAGATAGTAATTTAATAAAAATGTATGTTTGCGGACCAACTGTCTACGATCATCCCCATATTGGTAACGCTAGGTCCGTAGTAGTATACGATATTTTATACCGCTCACTAAGCAAAATATTTGGTCAAAATCATATAAAATATGTGCGTAATATTACCGATGTTGATGATAAGATAATAAATAGAGCCAAAGAACTCAAAATAACGATTTCTGACTTAACAGTTAGAATCACCGAAGAATTTCATGCTAATATGCAATATCTAGGTTGCAAAACGCCAAATATCGAGCCAAAAGCCACCATGCATATTGATGACATGATTGTGATTATTCAAAAATTACTTGACCTAAATCACGCTTATATCGCAGATAATCACGTTTATTTCGATATTTCTACCGCCCCGAATTATACAAAATTATCAAATCGTAATCTTGATGAAATGCTAGAGGGAGTGCGTATTGAAAATAATCCATCAAAAAAGCAATCACATGATTTTGTATTATGGAAGCCAGCTGGTAAAGATGAAGAAATATTGGCAAATTTCAATAGTCCTTGGGGAAGAGGTAGACCAGGCTGGCATATAGAATGTTCAGCGATGAGCTATAAATATCTCGGAGAAAATTTTGACATTCATGGTGGAGGGGCAGATTTAATTTTTCCTCATCATACTAATGAGATAGCACAAAGTACATGTGCTTTCCCGAACTCTCACTTTGCTAAATATTGGGTGCATAATGGATTTCTGACCTGCAATGGTGAGAAAATGAGTAAATCGCTTAATAATTTTATTACTGTAAAAGACTTGATAGATAAAAAAATCCCTGGTAGCGTAGTTAGATTACTGTTACTGAGTAGCCACTACCGTAAACCATTAGATTACAACAATAAAGCTCTAGAAGATGCTACAAAAACCATAAATTATTGGTATAGAGCGATAGAAAATTTAGACATTAACAAACTTGACGTTCAGAACATTCCAGAAGAATTTTTATCTCACTTATTCGATGATATGAATACACCTCTAGCCATTAAAGTAATAAACGATTATGCTAAACTGATCTTTGCAAGTAACAAAGAAGATGATAAATACTTATATGCCTCTTACTTACTTTCATGCAGCAATTTTATAGGTCTAATGACCCAACCAGCTAGTAGGTGGTTTTACTGTGAAATAAATGATGAACCGATTCTCCAACATATTGAGCAACGTAGGCAAGCTAAATTACAAAAAAATTGGTTACTAGCTGACCAAATTCGTCAAAATTTATCAAAAGATGGCATAATTCTAGAAGACAAACTAGATGGATCAACTAGTTGGAGAAAAGTTTAA
- the pyrH gene encoding UMP kinase yields MSSLKYKRVLLKVSGEALMGNKQFGHEYSIILGIAEDIKEAIDLGIEVCVVVGGGNIYRGTDVLFGMERAAGDYIGMLGTVINALTLQNIMESLGVHTRVLSAIPMMSVCEPYIRRKAKKHIEKGRVVIFAGGTGNPFCTTDSAAVLRAIEMSCDLLLKGTKVNGVYDADPTKNLNAVKYSTISYTNLLKDNLQVMDIAAIAVARENNLPIKVFSIKEKGNFAKVLQGKGEYTKIQEGE; encoded by the coding sequence ATGTCCTCTTTGAAATATAAACGAGTCTTGTTAAAAGTTTCTGGCGAAGCCTTAATGGGCAACAAACAATTTGGTCATGAGTACTCTATAATCTTAGGAATTGCTGAAGATATAAAGGAAGCAATTGATCTTGGAATAGAAGTATGTGTAGTCGTCGGCGGTGGTAATATTTATCGTGGCACTGATGTCTTATTTGGCATGGAAAGAGCTGCTGGTGATTATATTGGCATGCTTGGCACGGTAATAAACGCACTTACTCTACAAAATATTATGGAAAGTTTAGGTGTTCATACTAGAGTCCTTTCTGCAATCCCTATGATGAGTGTTTGTGAGCCTTATATACGTCGTAAAGCAAAAAAACATATAGAAAAAGGTAGAGTAGTAATTTTTGCCGGTGGTACTGGTAATCCATTTTGTACTACTGATAGTGCAGCTGTTTTAAGAGCAATTGAAATGAGCTGTGATTTATTACTAAAAGGTACTAAGGTTAATGGTGTATACGATGCAGATCCGACAAAGAACCTTAATGCAGTGAAATATTCTACTATAAGTTATACTAATCTTTTAAAAGATAATTTGCAAGTTATGGATATTGCTGCTATTGCTGTGGCTAGAGAAAACAACTTGCCAATCAAGGTATTTTCCATTAAAGAGAAAGGTAATTTTGCAAAAGTACTGCAAGGAAAAGGTGAATACACAAAAATTCAAGAAGGTGAATAA
- the frr gene encoding ribosome recycling factor, with the protein MDKATIRKELQSKMDSSIRVLDHELKGLRTSRASVNLLDPVLVEAYGDKVPLSQVASLSTPDARTITVQVWDKSIVKFVEKAIIDTNLGLNPSSDGQLIRITIPLLTEERRKELVKFAHKYGENTKIALRNIRRDGNEDLKKLEKNSIITEDEQHNLSEEIQKLTDEYSNKVDLHVKQKEQEILTI; encoded by the coding sequence ATGGATAAAGCAACTATACGTAAAGAATTACAATCAAAAATGGATAGTTCGATAAGAGTATTAGATCACGAACTCAAGGGACTCAGAACTAGTCGAGCTTCAGTTAACTTACTTGACCCTGTATTGGTTGAAGCATATGGAGATAAAGTACCATTGTCGCAAGTAGCAAGTCTCTCAACTCCAGATGCACGAACTATTACTGTACAAGTGTGGGATAAATCTATAGTAAAATTTGTAGAAAAAGCTATTATAGATACAAATTTGGGTCTAAACCCATCATCAGATGGACAGCTAATAAGAATCACAATACCGTTACTTACTGAAGAACGCCGCAAAGAACTTGTTAAATTTGCTCACAAATATGGAGAAAATACTAAAATTGCCTTGCGTAATATAAGAAGGGATGGTAATGAAGATTTAAAAAAGTTAGAAAAAAACAGTATCATAACTGAAGATGAACAACATAACCTATCAGAAGAAATCCAAAAATTAACTGATGAGTATAGTAATAAAGTAGACTTGCATGTTAAACAAAAAGAACAAGAAATACTGACTATTTAA